From Salinirubellus salinus, the proteins below share one genomic window:
- a CDS encoding MgtC/SapB family protein: MSYAGLDTQVVRLVLAGALGLFLGLEREWSEKDAGVRTLSLVALLGAAFETLDRPGLLVVGGLLTVAMGVALTVRGLLAEERGLSLTTAATLLVAYAVGVLVGAGLLLEGVTVAVGSALVLVLKRELHGLADALSREEVRAASEFAVLAFVGYPLLPAGETTLRVAGETVAVEPRAVWAIVVFVAAIGIVNYAVVQNYGSRGIAVTGFFGGLASSTAVVGSMLEHVRRRPAATDYALAAVLLANAAMALRNLGIVLAFTLSAGPLFGVALPLGVVVAGSVAVAALVADRSESVALELESPFTLRYALGFGGLFLGVVVAGGLAQATFGTAGLLATAALTGLVSSAGATTSAVLLYRAGTVDAGAAVLAVLLATGASIGVKVGLTMLAPERAFGLRVAGWSAALLTVAGAVTAVALL, translated from the coding sequence ATGTCGTACGCCGGCCTGGACACGCAGGTGGTTCGCCTCGTGCTCGCCGGAGCGCTCGGGCTCTTCCTCGGTCTCGAACGGGAGTGGTCCGAGAAGGACGCCGGCGTCCGCACGCTGTCGCTGGTGGCCCTGCTGGGCGCGGCGTTCGAGACGCTGGACCGGCCGGGGTTGCTGGTGGTCGGCGGCCTCCTCACCGTGGCGATGGGCGTGGCGCTCACCGTGCGGGGTCTCCTCGCCGAGGAGCGGGGCCTCTCGCTGACCACCGCCGCAACCCTGCTCGTCGCCTACGCGGTGGGCGTCCTCGTCGGGGCCGGCCTGCTGCTCGAGGGGGTGACCGTCGCCGTCGGGTCGGCGCTCGTCCTCGTCCTGAAGCGGGAACTCCACGGCCTCGCCGACGCCCTCTCGCGCGAGGAGGTCCGGGCGGCGAGCGAGTTCGCCGTCCTCGCGTTCGTGGGCTACCCGCTGTTGCCGGCCGGCGAGACGACACTCCGCGTCGCGGGTGAGACGGTGGCCGTCGAGCCACGGGCCGTCTGGGCCATCGTCGTGTTCGTCGCCGCCATCGGCATCGTGAACTACGCCGTCGTCCAGAACTACGGCTCGCGCGGCATCGCCGTGACGGGGTTCTTCGGAGGGCTGGCCTCCTCGACGGCCGTGGTGGGGTCGATGCTGGAGCACGTCAGGCGGCGGCCGGCCGCGACCGACTACGCACTGGCGGCGGTGTTGCTGGCGAACGCCGCGATGGCGCTGCGCAACCTCGGCATCGTCCTCGCGTTCACGCTCTCGGCCGGTCCGCTGTTCGGGGTGGCCCTGCCGCTCGGCGTCGTCGTCGCCGGGAGCGTCGCCGTCGCGGCGCTGGTCGCCGACCGCTCGGAGTCGGTGGCGCTGGAACTCGAGTCGCCGTTCACCCTCCGCTATGCGCTGGGTTTCGGGGGGCTGTTCCTCGGGGTGGTGGTCGCCGGCGGACTGGCACAGGCCACCTTCGGTACCGCGGGGCTGCTGGCGACGGCGGCGCTCACCGGCCTCGTCTCCTCGGCCGGTGCCACGACCTCGGCGGTCCTGCTCTACCGCGCCGGTACCGTCGACGCGGGGGCGGCCGTCCTCGCCGTGTTGCTCGCCACCGGTGCCTCCATCGGCGTCAAGGTGGGACTCACGATGCTCGCGCCTGAACGCGCGTTCGGCCTCCGGGTGGCCGGGTGGAGCGCCGCGTTGCTCACCGTCGCCGGGGCCGTCACGGCCGTGGCACTGCTCTGA
- a CDS encoding AI-2E family transporter, with amino-acid sequence MDLEWERSRYAWVLVGMAVALTIGFVVYSFVGTIVFGVFLYYASRPVYKRLCRRIGNRAVAATLSIFVLALPVLLLLGYAIAIALQEFDRLSRTADLGALETALQPYLDVAGVVDDPTSILNDPNVADSLQPLLDTVLSSLGLVGNGLLHAFIVFALAYYLLKDGARLRRWFERRFADADGVLNAYLTAVDRDLHRVFSGNIANALFTAVLGAFAYNVLVSFTPPAAAIPYPTLFGLLAGAASLVPVVGMKLVYVPVAGYLAGVQYLSADPIWWPVVAFVLLSFVVVDTIPDLIIRPLISGGSPSARVDRTPPFVHLSLNGEGGLHVGLIMFAYIFGPILFGWYGLFLGPMALVAITHFAKLVLPELLAGERIVPVAVDPGALANEPPVESPADPPTDDPPVDTENRPDNHDPAGTDPADD; translated from the coding sequence ATGGACCTCGAGTGGGAGCGGTCCCGGTACGCGTGGGTGCTCGTCGGCATGGCCGTCGCCCTCACTATCGGGTTCGTCGTCTACTCGTTCGTTGGCACCATCGTGTTCGGCGTCTTCCTCTACTACGCCAGCCGTCCAGTGTACAAGCGGCTGTGCAGACGCATCGGCAACCGGGCGGTGGCCGCGACGCTGTCGATATTCGTGCTGGCGCTCCCGGTGTTGCTCCTGCTCGGCTACGCCATCGCGATCGCCCTCCAGGAGTTCGACCGGCTCTCCCGGACGGCCGATCTGGGGGCACTCGAGACGGCCCTGCAACCGTACCTCGACGTCGCCGGCGTCGTCGACGACCCCACGAGCATCCTGAACGACCCGAACGTCGCCGACTCGCTCCAGCCCCTCCTCGACACCGTGCTCTCCTCGCTGGGGCTGGTCGGCAACGGCCTGCTCCACGCGTTCATCGTCTTCGCGCTCGCGTACTACCTCCTGAAGGACGGCGCGCGCCTCCGCCGCTGGTTCGAGCGACGGTTCGCCGACGCCGACGGCGTGCTCAACGCGTACCTGACCGCCGTCGACCGCGACCTCCACCGCGTGTTCTCGGGCAACATCGCCAACGCGCTGTTCACGGCCGTGCTGGGCGCGTTCGCGTACAACGTCCTCGTCTCGTTCACACCGCCGGCCGCGGCCATCCCCTACCCGACGCTGTTCGGGCTGCTGGCCGGCGCCGCGTCGCTCGTCCCCGTCGTCGGGATGAAACTGGTCTACGTCCCCGTTGCCGGCTACCTCGCGGGTGTCCAGTACCTCTCGGCCGACCCCATCTGGTGGCCCGTCGTCGCGTTCGTGCTCCTGTCGTTCGTCGTCGTCGACACCATCCCGGACCTCATCATCCGGCCGCTCATCTCCGGCGGGAGTCCCTCCGCCCGCGTCGACCGCACGCCCCCGTTCGTCCACCTCTCGCTGAACGGCGAGGGAGGCCTCCACGTCGGCCTCATCATGTTCGCGTACATCTTCGGACCCATCCTGTTCGGTTGGTACGGCCTGTTCCTCGGCCCGATGGCGCTGGTCGCCATCACCCACTTCGCGAAACTGGTGCTGCCGGAACTGCTCGCCGGCGAACGCATCGTCCCCGTCGCCGTCGACCCCGGCGCGCTCGCGAACGAACCGCCGGTCGAGTCGCCGGCCGACCCGCCCACTGACGACCCGCCGGTGGACACCGAGAACCGACCCGACAATCACGACCCCGCGGGGACCGACCCCGCCGACGACTGA
- the psmB gene encoding archaeal proteasome endopeptidase complex subunit beta, whose translation MHETDFSLPRTGRDFDSSPYEPELGTLPDVSEKDLEKVNSTGTTTIGITTAEGVVIATDMRASLGGRFVSNKNVQKVEQIHPNAALTLVGSVGGAQSFIRSLRAEANLYEARRGEDISIGALATLAGNFARGGPFFAINPILGGVDDEGHHVYSIDPAGGVMEDDYTITGSGLTVAYGTLERLYEDDMSNEEAKRVAAAGIKAAVERDTGSGNGVFLAEVTSEGVGIQGHKDFDEVL comes from the coding sequence ATGCACGAGACAGATTTCTCCCTGCCACGGACCGGTCGTGACTTCGACTCGTCGCCCTACGAGCCGGAGCTCGGCACGCTCCCGGACGTCTCGGAGAAGGACCTCGAGAAGGTCAACTCCACCGGGACGACGACCATCGGCATCACCACCGCCGAGGGGGTCGTCATCGCCACGGACATGCGCGCCTCGCTGGGTGGCCGCTTCGTCTCCAACAAGAACGTCCAGAAGGTCGAGCAGATCCACCCGAACGCCGCGCTCACGCTCGTCGGCAGCGTCGGGGGCGCGCAGTCGTTCATCCGCTCGCTCCGTGCCGAGGCGAACCTCTACGAGGCGCGCCGCGGCGAGGACATCAGCATCGGCGCGCTGGCGACGCTCGCGGGTAACTTCGCTCGCGGCGGCCCGTTCTTCGCCATCAACCCCATCCTCGGCGGCGTCGACGACGAGGGTCACCACGTCTACTCCATCGACCCCGCCGGGGGTGTGATGGAGGACGACTACACCATCACCGGCTCCGGGCTGACCGTGGCGTACGGTACCCTCGAGCGGCTCTACGAGGACGACATGTCCAACGAGGAGGCCAAGCGGGTCGCCGCGGCCGGTATCAAGGCCGCCGTCGAGCGTGATACCGGCTCCGGTAACGGCGTATTCCTCGCCGAGGTGACGAGCGAGGGCGTCGGCATCCAGGGCCACAAGGATTTCGACGAGGTCCTCTGA